A stretch of the Amycolatopsis sp. BJA-103 genome encodes the following:
- a CDS encoding FAD-binding protein — MDSLIADVVIVGFGAAGACAAIEAADAGARVLVVERFSGGGASAVSGGVVYAGGGTAQQRDAGVDDSVDAMYDYLRLEVGDVVSEETLRRFCAGSTEMVTWLEGNGVPFEGSLCPYKTSYPSDAHYLYYSGSEAAGGFRDAAKPAPRGHRVKGPGTSGKLLMARLAEAVRRRGIQVLPQTAARNLIVDENGTVTGVVVSTLRDAPARVRAAHRKLAAYAAKPGIYVPSLRKSLHRRVERIERRYGRELRISASRGVVLAAGGFIANREMVREHAPAYRGGLALGTSADDGSGIRMGVEAGGATAELGRISAWRFITPPSAFLGGLLVGKEGGRIIDESRYGAAVGERMITEHGGRGWLLVDDAIVRDVRRDARKQSQWFQGLQVRYLLRQRVVAGSLEDVARKAGVDPGGLVASVEASRSGADPTGKPAEFARPLDRAPYSLIDVSIRPNLGYPCPMLTLGGLVVDEETGAVRGSSGAPIRGLYAAGRTAVGICSRSYVSGLSLADCVFSGRRAGAHSALDRGSVDKNENVF, encoded by the coding sequence ATGGACTCCCTCATCGCGGATGTGGTGATCGTGGGCTTCGGGGCGGCGGGCGCCTGTGCGGCGATCGAAGCCGCCGACGCGGGCGCCCGGGTGCTCGTCGTGGAGCGGTTCTCCGGCGGTGGCGCGAGCGCCGTCAGCGGAGGTGTCGTCTACGCCGGTGGCGGGACGGCGCAACAGCGGGACGCGGGTGTCGACGACAGCGTCGACGCGATGTACGACTACCTGCGGCTCGAGGTCGGCGACGTCGTCTCCGAAGAGACCCTGCGGCGGTTCTGCGCGGGCAGTACGGAGATGGTGACCTGGCTGGAGGGCAACGGTGTCCCGTTCGAGGGGAGCCTGTGTCCGTACAAGACGTCCTATCCGAGCGACGCGCACTATCTGTACTACTCGGGCAGCGAGGCGGCCGGTGGCTTCCGTGACGCGGCGAAGCCGGCACCGCGCGGACATCGCGTCAAAGGCCCGGGGACTTCGGGGAAGCTGCTGATGGCGAGGCTGGCCGAGGCCGTCCGGCGCCGCGGGATCCAGGTGCTGCCGCAGACCGCGGCGCGGAATCTGATCGTGGACGAGAACGGGACCGTGACCGGGGTCGTCGTGTCCACCCTGCGGGACGCGCCCGCGCGGGTCCGGGCGGCACACCGGAAGCTGGCCGCGTACGCCGCCAAACCGGGGATCTACGTACCGTCGCTGCGGAAGTCGCTGCATCGGCGGGTGGAGCGGATCGAACGCCGATACGGCCGTGAGCTGCGGATTTCGGCCTCGCGCGGGGTCGTCCTCGCGGCGGGCGGGTTCATCGCGAACCGGGAGATGGTGCGTGAGCACGCGCCCGCGTATCGCGGCGGCCTCGCGCTGGGGACCTCCGCCGACGACGGGTCCGGGATCCGGATGGGCGTCGAGGCGGGCGGGGCCACGGCGGAACTGGGGCGGATTTCCGCCTGGCGGTTCATCACCCCGCCGTCCGCGTTCCTCGGCGGCCTGCTGGTCGGCAAGGAAGGCGGGCGGATCATCGACGAATCCCGCTACGGCGCGGCCGTCGGCGAACGCATGATCACCGAGCACGGCGGGCGGGGCTGGCTGCTGGTCGACGACGCCATCGTGCGCGACGTGCGCCGTGACGCGCGGAAGCAAAGCCAGTGGTTCCAAGGACTTCAAGTGCGCTACCTGCTGCGGCAACGGGTCGTCGCCGGTTCGCTCGAAGACGTCGCGCGCAAGGCGGGCGTCGACCCCGGAGGGCTGGTCGCCAGTGTCGAGGCCTCGCGTTCCGGCGCGGATCCGACGGGCAAACCTGCGGAGTTCGCGCGCCCGCTGGACCGGGCGCCGTACTCGCTGATCGACGTCTCGATCCGGCCCAACCTCGGCTATCCGTGCCCGATGCTGACGCTGGGCGGCCTGGTCGTCGACGAGGAGACCGGCGCCGTGCGGGGCTCCTCCGGCGCCCCGATTCGCGGGCTGTACGCGGCAGGCCGGACCGCGGTGGGAATCTGTTCTAGGTCCTATGTGAGCGGTCTGTCGCTGGCCGACTGCGTGTTTTCCGGGCGGCGTGCTGGAGCGCACAGTGCGCTCGACCGGGGATCGGTCGACAAAAACGAGAACGTGTTCTAG
- the hsaB gene encoding 3-hydroxy-9,10-secoandrosta-1,3,5(10)-triene-9,17-dione monooxygenase reductase subunit, with protein sequence MTRVTDVDPEIAADIEPARFRSVLGHFCTGVAVVTGHDGRAPVGFACQSFAALSLDPPLVLFCPAKTSRTWAVLAESGRFAVNVLAEHQQDVSAVFGSWGADKFASVDWAPSPSGSPLLTGALTWIDCTLEAVHEAGDHYVVVGRVTALGEPSDDRPLLFHRGRYTVTEPVTDALAALMPWPRPDDWL encoded by the coding sequence GTGACCCGGGTGACGGACGTCGATCCCGAGATCGCCGCGGATATCGAGCCCGCCCGGTTCCGTTCGGTGCTCGGGCACTTCTGCACCGGCGTCGCCGTGGTGACCGGGCACGACGGCCGGGCACCGGTGGGGTTCGCGTGCCAGTCGTTCGCGGCGCTTTCCCTGGATCCGCCGCTGGTCTTGTTCTGTCCCGCCAAGACTTCCCGGACCTGGGCGGTGCTGGCCGAGTCCGGTCGGTTCGCGGTCAACGTGCTCGCCGAACACCAGCAGGACGTCAGCGCGGTGTTCGGGTCGTGGGGCGCGGACAAGTTCGCGTCGGTCGACTGGGCCCCCTCGCCGTCCGGATCTCCTTTGCTGACAGGGGCTTTGACGTGGATCGACTGCACGCTCGAAGCCGTGCACGAGGCGGGAGACCACTACGTCGTCGTCGGCAGGGTCACCGCGCTCGGGGAACCGTCCGATGACCGGCCGCTGCTGTTCCACCGCGGGCGGTACACCGTGACGGAACCGGTGACCGACGCGCTCGCCGCGCTCATGCCGTGGCCGCGTCCCGATGATTGGTTGTAA
- the hsaC gene encoding iron-dependent extradiol dioxygenase HsaC translates to MGIRSLAYLRIEATDMAAWREYGLKVLGMVEGSGTNPEALYLRMDDFPARLVIFPGEHDRLAVAGWEVATAGELDEIRDSLDANSVPYKEGTPDQLADRRVDGLVSFEDPSGNTLEVFHGVALQHRRVVSPYGHKFVTGEQGLGHVVLSTHDDEAALRFYRDVLGFRLRDSMKLPPQMVGRPADGAPAWLRFFGCNPRHHSLAFLPMPTPSGIVHLMVEVENTDDVGLCLDRAIRRKVPMSATLGRHVNDLMLSFYMKTPGGFDIEYGCEGRQVDDESWIARESTAVSLWGHDFSVGARPPGQS, encoded by the coding sequence ATGGGTATCCGTTCGCTCGCCTACCTCCGCATCGAAGCCACCGACATGGCCGCGTGGCGTGAATACGGGCTGAAAGTCCTCGGCATGGTCGAGGGATCCGGGACGAACCCGGAAGCGCTTTACCTGCGCATGGACGACTTCCCGGCTCGGCTGGTCATCTTCCCCGGCGAGCACGACAGGCTCGCCGTGGCGGGCTGGGAGGTCGCCACCGCCGGTGAGCTCGACGAGATCCGGGACTCGCTCGACGCGAACTCCGTGCCGTACAAGGAAGGCACCCCGGATCAGCTCGCCGATCGCCGCGTCGACGGCCTGGTGTCCTTCGAGGACCCTTCCGGCAACACGCTGGAAGTCTTCCACGGTGTGGCGTTGCAGCATCGGCGCGTGGTGAGCCCGTACGGGCACAAGTTCGTGACCGGCGAGCAGGGGCTCGGGCACGTCGTACTGTCCACACACGACGACGAAGCCGCGCTGCGGTTCTACCGTGACGTTCTCGGATTCCGTTTGCGGGACTCGATGAAACTGCCGCCGCAGATGGTCGGCAGGCCCGCCGACGGCGCGCCCGCGTGGCTGCGGTTCTTCGGCTGCAACCCGCGTCACCACAGTCTCGCGTTCCTGCCGATGCCGACTCCGAGCGGCATCGTGCACCTCATGGTCGAAGTGGAGAACACCGACGACGTCGGCCTCTGCCTCGACCGGGCCATCCGCCGGAAGGTGCCGATGTCGGCCACCCTCGGGCGGCACGTCAACGATCTGATGCTCTCGTTCTACATGAAGACCCCCGGCGGATTCGACATCGAATACGGCTGCGAGGGAAGGCAAGTGGACGACGAGAGCTGGATCGCCCGAGAGAGTACGGCGGTTTCCTTGTGGGGACACGACTTTTCAGTCGGCGCCCGGCCTCCGGGTCAGTCGTGA
- a CDS encoding ferredoxin--NADP reductase yields MSGPVTVTVAEVIAETADASSIVFEIPAEHASVFAYTPGQFLTVRVPSERTGSVARCYSLSSAPHENRVQVTVKRTSDGYGSNWLCDNLRAGQEVQVLPPAGVFSPASLDEDFLLLAGGSGITPVMSILKSALEHGTGKVVLLYANRDEGSVIFARELADLSARYADRLVVVHWLESLQGLPTETHLRALVTPYTAHEAFICGPGPFMDAARAVLKELGLPRKRIHLERFLSLGGNPFEVAEPVVAEEAETPAGVEVTLDGETRKLAWPRRTKLLDLLLEKGFDAPYSCREGQCSACACRVTSGEVKMLHNEVLDGDDIAEGIVLACQSLPLTDEVTVTYE; encoded by the coding sequence ATGAGCGGTCCCGTCACCGTGACCGTGGCCGAGGTGATCGCCGAGACGGCCGACGCGTCGTCGATCGTGTTCGAGATCCCGGCCGAGCACGCCTCCGTTTTCGCCTACACCCCAGGGCAGTTCCTCACCGTCCGCGTGCCGAGCGAGCGGACCGGGTCGGTGGCCCGCTGCTACTCGCTCTCCAGCGCGCCGCACGAGAACCGGGTCCAGGTCACCGTCAAGCGCACCTCCGACGGCTACGGATCGAACTGGCTCTGCGACAACCTCCGTGCCGGGCAAGAGGTCCAGGTCCTGCCACCCGCCGGGGTGTTCAGCCCCGCGTCGCTCGACGAGGACTTCCTGCTGCTCGCGGGCGGAAGCGGGATCACGCCGGTGATGTCGATCCTGAAGTCCGCGCTGGAACACGGAACCGGCAAGGTGGTCCTGCTCTACGCCAATCGCGACGAAGGATCGGTGATCTTCGCGCGGGAACTGGCGGATCTCAGCGCGAGGTACGCGGACCGGCTGGTCGTGGTGCACTGGCTGGAGAGCCTGCAAGGTCTGCCGACCGAGACGCACCTGCGCGCCCTGGTCACGCCGTACACCGCGCACGAGGCGTTCATCTGCGGACCGGGTCCGTTCATGGACGCCGCGCGCGCGGTGCTCAAGGAGCTCGGACTGCCGCGCAAACGGATCCATCTGGAGCGGTTCCTGTCCCTCGGCGGGAATCCGTTCGAGGTGGCCGAACCCGTCGTCGCCGAAGAGGCCGAGACCCCTGCGGGAGTCGAGGTCACCCTCGACGGCGAGACCAGGAAGCTCGCGTGGCCGCGCCGGACGAAACTGCTGGACCTGTTGCTGGAAAAGGGTTTCGACGCGCCGTATTCCTGCCGTGAGGGACAGTGCAGCGCGTGCGCCTGCCGGGTCACCTCCGGTGAGGTGAAGATGCTGCACAACGAGGTCCTCGACGGCGACGACATCGCCGAAGGCATCGTGCTGGCGTGTCAGTCCTTGCCGCTGACCGACGAGGTCACCGTCACCTACGAGTAG
- the hsaD gene encoding 4,5:9,10-diseco-3-hydroxy-5,9,17-trioxoandrosta-1(10),2-diene-4-oate hydrolase, giving the protein MTEGKYATVRGGLKLHYHEAGVEHPETVILLHGGGPGASAWSNFGRNLPVFAKNYRTLAIDQPGFGRSDKPTEHPQYFRHSADAVVGLMDELGIERAHFVGNSLGGGASVRLALNHPQRAGRLVLMGPGGLSLNLFAPDPTEGIKNLGRFSAPPGPSREKLEAFLRIMVHDQSLITDELIDERFAAASAPESLAAMKAMGKSFAQPDTYEEGMLWREAHRLRQRVLLIWGREDRVNPLDGALLALKTIPRAQLHVFGGCGHWAQLEKFDEFNRLALDFLGAS; this is encoded by the coding sequence ATGACCGAAGGCAAGTACGCCACCGTCCGAGGTGGACTGAAGCTGCACTACCACGAAGCGGGCGTGGAGCATCCGGAGACGGTGATCCTCCTGCACGGCGGCGGCCCCGGCGCGTCGGCGTGGAGCAACTTCGGCCGCAACCTGCCGGTGTTCGCCAAGAACTACCGCACACTGGCGATCGACCAGCCGGGGTTCGGCCGGTCGGACAAGCCGACCGAGCATCCGCAGTACTTCCGCCACAGCGCGGACGCCGTCGTCGGGCTGATGGACGAACTCGGCATCGAGCGGGCGCATTTCGTGGGCAACTCGCTCGGCGGAGGGGCTTCCGTCCGGCTCGCGCTGAACCATCCGCAACGCGCCGGACGGCTGGTGCTGATGGGGCCGGGCGGGCTGAGCCTCAACCTGTTCGCACCCGATCCCACCGAGGGCATCAAGAACCTGGGCCGGTTCAGCGCCCCGCCGGGGCCCAGCCGGGAAAAGCTCGAAGCCTTCCTGCGGATCATGGTGCACGACCAGTCCTTGATCACCGACGAACTGATCGACGAGCGGTTCGCCGCCGCGAGTGCGCCGGAGTCCCTCGCGGCGATGAAGGCGATGGGCAAGTCGTTCGCCCAGCCCGACACCTACGAGGAAGGCATGCTGTGGCGTGAGGCGCACCGCCTCCGTCAGCGTGTGCTGCTCATCTGGGGCCGCGAAGACCGGGTCAATCCGCTCGACGGCGCCCTGCTCGCGCTCAAGACGATCCCGCGGGCTCAGCTGCACGTGTTCGGCGGCTGCGGCCACTGGGCGCAGCTGGAGAAGTTCGACGAGTTCAACCGGCTGGCACTCGACTTCCTGGGAGCCTCCTGA
- the kstD gene encoding 3-oxosteroid 1-dehydrogenase, giving the protein MDYDVIVAGSGAAGMTAALSAAHRGLEVLVVEKAAHFGGSTARSGGGVWIPGNHALRAAGIEEPPERAHEYLESIVGDVVPAELRSAFLDRGPEVLSFVCDKTPLRFRWVRGYSDYHPEAPGGRAGGRSVEPAALDGNLLGPELANLEPPYSAPPLGAPITQADYRWLSLLARHPRGILRVLGLGGRWLLGRIRRQRLLSMGQALAAGLREGLRRADVPVWLNTPLVDLKVEGDRVIGVVVRHEGEEKLIRARLGVVLGAGGFERNEEMRAKYQRAPIGTDWTVGAEANTGDAIGAGLKLGAATALMDDAWWGPSIPLTGGPWFALAERSRPGCLMVNARGERFVNESAPYVEAVHAMYGDGDGPGRNFPTWLVFDQRNRNRYMFTGLGPRQPLPGRWFKAGIAVKASTIAKLAERIEVPADALESTVRRFNGFAKNGVDEDFHRGRSAYDHYYGDPRNKPNPSLGPLDVAPYYAVKIVPGDLGTKGGLRTDPHARVLREDGSVIDGLYAAGNTSAAVMGRTYAGPGATIGPAMVFGYLAAEHLAQQDHTKAGGSR; this is encoded by the coding sequence ATGGACTACGACGTGATCGTGGCGGGCAGTGGGGCCGCCGGGATGACCGCCGCACTGTCCGCAGCCCACCGGGGACTCGAGGTCCTGGTCGTGGAGAAGGCCGCCCACTTCGGCGGCTCCACCGCGCGGTCCGGCGGCGGCGTCTGGATCCCCGGCAACCACGCCCTGCGGGCGGCCGGGATCGAAGAACCCCCGGAGCGGGCGCACGAGTACCTCGAATCGATCGTCGGCGACGTCGTCCCGGCGGAACTCCGGTCGGCCTTTCTCGACCGCGGCCCCGAGGTCTTGTCCTTCGTCTGCGACAAGACGCCGCTGCGCTTCCGGTGGGTCCGCGGTTACTCGGACTACCACCCGGAGGCCCCCGGCGGGCGCGCCGGCGGACGGTCGGTCGAACCGGCCGCGCTCGACGGCAACCTGCTCGGGCCGGAGCTGGCGAATCTGGAGCCGCCGTACAGCGCTCCCCCGCTGGGCGCCCCGATCACCCAGGCGGACTACCGGTGGCTGAGCCTGCTCGCCCGGCATCCGCGCGGCATCCTCCGCGTACTCGGTCTCGGTGGCCGCTGGCTGCTGGGCCGGATCCGCCGTCAACGGCTTCTCTCCATGGGGCAAGCGCTTGCGGCCGGTTTGCGGGAGGGTCTGCGGCGGGCCGATGTCCCGGTCTGGCTGAACACGCCGCTGGTGGACCTCAAGGTCGAGGGCGATCGCGTGATCGGCGTCGTGGTCCGCCACGAAGGCGAGGAAAAGCTGATCCGGGCCCGGCTCGGTGTCGTCCTCGGCGCCGGAGGGTTCGAGCGCAATGAGGAGATGCGGGCCAAGTACCAGCGGGCGCCCATCGGCACGGACTGGACCGTCGGCGCCGAAGCCAACACCGGCGACGCCATCGGCGCCGGGCTCAAACTCGGCGCGGCCACCGCTCTGATGGACGACGCCTGGTGGGGCCCGTCCATCCCGCTGACCGGCGGCCCGTGGTTCGCGCTCGCCGAGCGGTCGCGGCCGGGCTGCCTGATGGTCAACGCGCGGGGTGAGCGCTTCGTCAACGAGTCGGCGCCCTACGTCGAGGCCGTGCACGCGATGTACGGCGACGGCGACGGGCCCGGCCGGAACTTCCCGACCTGGCTGGTGTTCGACCAGCGCAACCGCAACCGGTACATGTTCACCGGCCTCGGCCCGCGTCAGCCGCTCCCCGGCCGCTGGTTCAAAGCGGGCATCGCGGTCAAAGCGAGCACGATCGCGAAACTCGCCGAGCGGATCGAGGTCCCGGCCGACGCGCTGGAGTCCACCGTGCGGCGCTTCAACGGCTTCGCGAAAAACGGCGTGGACGAGGACTTCCACCGCGGGCGCAGCGCGTACGACCACTACTACGGCGATCCGCGGAACAAACCCAATCCGAGCCTGGGCCCGCTGGACGTCGCGCCGTACTACGCGGTGAAGATCGTGCCCGGCGACCTGGGCACCAAGGGCGGTTTGAGGACCGACCCGCACGCGCGTGTCCTGCGCGAGGACGGGTCGGTGATCGACGGGCTCTACGCGGCCGGCAACACGAGCGCGGCGGTGATGGGCCGCACCTACGCGGGCCCCGGCGCGACGATCGGCCCGGCGATGGTGTTCGGCTACCTTGCGGCCGAGCATCTCGCGCAGCAAGATCACACCAAAGCGGGAGGCAGCCGATGA
- a CDS encoding Rieske 2Fe-2S domain-containing protein, with protein sequence MTTESVRQIDAGAPPSRFARGWHCLGLAEPFRDGKPHAITAFGTKLVVFADSSGKLNVLDGYCRHMGGDLTQGEVKGDEIACPFHDWRWNGNGKCVSIPYAKRVPLRARTKTWQVLEENKQLFVWHDPEGNPPPEDVVIPRIEGVFNGEWSNWTWDSVLIEGSNCREIIDNMVDMAHFFYIHYAFPTYFKNVFEGHVATQYLNTKGRPDKGMASNYGGEENLLRSEASYFGPSYMINTLLNTYQGFEIENVLINCHYPVTENSFVLQWGVSVKKFEGVSDEHADKIAGKFAKGIGVGFLQDVEIWRNKTRIDNPLLCEEDGPVYQLRRWYDQFYVDAADVTEDMTRRFEFEVDTSRANEVWAAEVADNLARQQAEEAGV encoded by the coding sequence ATGACGACGGAATCCGTACGGCAGATCGACGCGGGCGCGCCCCCTTCGCGGTTCGCGCGCGGCTGGCACTGTCTCGGCCTCGCCGAGCCGTTCCGGGACGGGAAGCCGCACGCCATCACGGCGTTCGGGACGAAACTGGTGGTCTTCGCCGACTCGTCCGGCAAGCTGAACGTGCTCGACGGGTACTGCCGCCACATGGGCGGCGACCTCACCCAGGGCGAGGTCAAGGGCGACGAGATCGCCTGCCCGTTCCACGACTGGCGCTGGAACGGCAACGGCAAATGCGTCTCGATCCCCTACGCCAAGCGGGTTCCGCTGCGGGCGCGGACGAAGACGTGGCAAGTGCTGGAGGAGAACAAGCAGCTGTTCGTCTGGCACGACCCGGAAGGCAACCCGCCGCCCGAAGACGTCGTCATCCCGCGCATCGAGGGCGTGTTCAACGGCGAGTGGAGCAACTGGACCTGGGACTCGGTGCTGATCGAGGGCTCCAACTGCCGCGAGATCATCGACAACATGGTCGACATGGCGCACTTCTTCTACATCCACTACGCCTTCCCGACCTACTTCAAGAACGTGTTCGAGGGGCATGTCGCCACGCAGTACTTGAACACGAAAGGCCGTCCGGACAAGGGAATGGCGTCCAACTACGGCGGCGAAGAGAACCTGTTGCGGTCCGAGGCGTCGTATTTCGGGCCGTCCTACATGATCAACACGCTGCTCAACACCTACCAGGGTTTCGAGATCGAGAACGTGCTGATCAACTGCCACTACCCGGTCACCGAGAACTCGTTCGTGCTGCAGTGGGGCGTGAGCGTGAAGAAGTTCGAGGGCGTCTCGGACGAGCACGCGGACAAGATCGCCGGGAAGTTCGCCAAGGGCATCGGCGTCGGTTTCCTGCAGGACGTGGAGATCTGGCGCAACAAGACGCGGATCGACAACCCGTTGCTGTGCGAGGAGGACGGGCCGGTCTACCAGCTGCGCCGCTGGTACGACCAGTTCTATGTGGACGCGGCCGACGTCACCGAGGACATGACGCGACGGTTCGAGTTCGAAGTGGACACCAGCCGCGCCAACGAGGTCTGGGCGGCGGAGGTGGCCGACAACCTGGCGCGGCAGCAGGCGGAAGAGGCCGGGGTGTGA
- the hsaA gene encoding 3-hydroxy-9,10-secoandrosta-1,3,5(10)-triene-9,17-dione monooxygenase oxygenase subunit has translation MSEHAAQDVIAGIRELLPVLRERAQEAEDARRVPEESVKSLQETGFFKLLQPKTFGGLEADPVSFYTAVKLVASACGSTGWVASILGVHPWHLGLFEAQAQQDVWGDDHDVRISSSYAPMGKADVVDGGYRLSGRWSFSSGCDHATWVLLGGPVFKDGKPVDFCTYLVPIGDYTIEDVWDTVGLRGTGSNDIIVNDVFVPKHRALSFIATSKCKTPGQELNPGPLYKLPYGSVHPSTITAPIIGMAQGAYDAHVEYQGKRVRAAYAGEQSKEDPFAKVRIAEAASEIDAAWLQLTHNIDELYQLACKGEKLPFPTRLRVRRDQVRGTERAIFAIDRLFENSGGRALQAGTPIQRFWRDAHAGRVHAANDAERAYVMFGTGAFGLPVENAMV, from the coding sequence ATGAGCGAGCACGCCGCGCAGGACGTGATCGCGGGGATCCGGGAGCTGCTGCCGGTCCTGCGGGAACGGGCGCAGGAGGCGGAGGACGCCCGGCGCGTTCCCGAGGAGTCCGTCAAGTCCCTGCAGGAGACCGGGTTCTTCAAACTGCTGCAGCCGAAGACGTTCGGCGGTCTCGAAGCCGACCCGGTGAGCTTCTACACCGCCGTCAAACTCGTCGCGAGCGCGTGCGGGTCCACGGGCTGGGTCGCCTCCATCCTCGGCGTCCACCCGTGGCACCTCGGCCTGTTCGAGGCGCAGGCGCAGCAGGACGTCTGGGGCGACGACCACGACGTCCGGATCTCCTCTTCGTACGCGCCGATGGGCAAGGCGGACGTCGTCGACGGCGGCTACCGGCTCAGCGGCCGCTGGAGTTTCTCCTCCGGCTGCGACCACGCGACCTGGGTGCTGCTGGGCGGGCCGGTGTTCAAGGACGGCAAACCCGTCGACTTCTGTACCTACCTGGTGCCGATCGGCGACTACACGATCGAAGACGTCTGGGACACCGTGGGCCTGCGCGGCACCGGGTCCAACGACATCATCGTGAACGACGTCTTCGTCCCGAAGCACCGCGCGCTCAGCTTCATCGCGACGTCGAAGTGCAAGACGCCCGGCCAGGAGCTCAACCCCGGGCCGCTGTACAAGCTCCCGTACGGTTCGGTGCATCCGAGCACGATCACCGCGCCCATCATCGGGATGGCGCAGGGTGCCTACGACGCGCACGTCGAGTACCAGGGCAAGCGGGTGCGCGCGGCGTACGCGGGCGAACAGTCCAAAGAGGACCCGTTCGCCAAGGTGCGGATCGCCGAGGCGGCGAGCGAGATCGACGCGGCCTGGCTCCAGCTGACGCACAACATCGACGAGCTCTACCAGCTGGCGTGCAAGGGGGAGAAGCTGCCGTTCCCCACGCGGTTGCGGGTCCGGCGTGACCAGGTCCGCGGCACGGAACGCGCGATCTTCGCGATCGACAGGCTCTTCGAGAACTCCGGCGGTCGCGCCTTGCAGGCCGGAACCCCGATCCAGCGGTTCTGGCGCGACGCCCACGCCGGCCGCGTGCACGCGGCGAACGACGCCGAGCGCGCCTACGTCATGTTCGGAACCGGTGCCTTCGGGCTGCCCGTCGAGAATGCGATGGTCTGA
- a CDS encoding MaoC/PaaZ C-terminal domain-containing protein, with product MPIDPSVAIGADLGEVSFAWTASDVQLYHLALGAGSDPMSPRELRYTYEDGLRVLPTFATVAANLRVFEPPAVSFPGVEVDLGKVLHGKQEVIAHRPIPASGKAVARTRIVDVFDKGKAAVIVNETVATDADGTPLWTLRSSIFARGEGGFGGERGPSDRVELPSREPDAVIDTPTLPQQALLYRLCGDRNPLHADPAFAAAAGFGKPILHGLCTYGVIAKAVTDEFLDGDTSRVASFAAKFAGVVFPGEPLRTRVWREPAGLLITTTAPDRDEAPVLSDTLLTTTD from the coding sequence GTGCCCATCGATCCTTCGGTCGCGATCGGCGCCGACCTCGGCGAGGTGAGTTTCGCCTGGACCGCGTCCGACGTGCAGCTGTACCACCTGGCGCTGGGCGCGGGCTCGGATCCGATGAGCCCGCGGGAGCTGCGCTACACCTACGAGGACGGCCTCCGGGTGCTGCCGACGTTCGCGACCGTGGCCGCGAACCTGCGCGTGTTCGAGCCGCCCGCCGTCTCGTTCCCCGGCGTCGAGGTCGACCTCGGCAAGGTGCTGCACGGCAAACAGGAAGTGATCGCGCACCGGCCGATCCCGGCGTCGGGCAAGGCCGTGGCCAGGACGAGGATCGTCGACGTCTTCGACAAGGGGAAGGCGGCGGTGATCGTGAACGAGACGGTCGCCACCGACGCGGACGGAACTCCACTGTGGACGCTGCGATCGAGCATCTTCGCCCGTGGCGAAGGGGGTTTCGGCGGCGAACGCGGACCGTCCGATCGCGTCGAACTCCCGTCACGGGAACCGGACGCGGTCATCGACACGCCGACGTTGCCGCAGCAGGCCCTCCTCTACCGGCTTTGCGGAGACCGCAACCCGCTGCACGCGGATCCCGCGTTCGCCGCGGCGGCCGGGTTCGGCAAGCCGATCCTGCACGGCCTGTGCACCTACGGCGTCATCGCGAAGGCCGTCACCGACGAGTTCCTCGACGGCGACACCTCGCGCGTCGCCTCGTTCGCGGCCAAGTTCGCCGGCGTCGTCTTCCCCGGCGAACCGCTGCGGACCCGCGTCTGGCGGGAGCCGGCCGGGCTGCTGATCACGACCACCGCGCCGGACCGGGACGAGGCTCCCGTTCTTTCCGACACTTTATTGACCACTACAGACTGA